The following proteins are encoded in a genomic region of Oncorhynchus kisutch isolate 150728-3 linkage group LG4, Okis_V2, whole genome shotgun sequence:
- the gnrhr4 gene encoding gonadotropin releasing hormone receptor 4, translating to MNDSLRMSPEIMMFHQMMEQAQNASCEALAHICNKSASRDSLQLPTFSTAAKVRVIITFTLCAMSAVCNLAVLWAANTNGKRKSHVRILIINLTVADLLVTFIVMPVDAVWNITVQWQAGDVACRLLMFMKLVAMYSCAFVTVVISLDRQSAILNPLAINEAKKRSKIMLSVAWAMSVILSVPQMLIFHSVTITVPEKFTQCTTRGSFVQHWQETMYNMFTFACLFLLPLIIMIVCYTRILVEISSRMTHGNMSSKEIHLRRSHNNIPKARMRTLKMSIVIVTSFIVCWTPYYLLGLWYWFFPDDMDEMVSHSLTHMLFIFGLFNACLDPITYGLFTIHFRHGLKRYCQSAVVLSRESENNTTLTGSFRCSSFRMTRLTQQGQTTNTGQMAEEEQGKKPCRYSNYLTVHSSGGDPCPANPESMI from the exons ATGAATGACAGCTTGAGAATGTCACCTGAGATCATGATGTTTCACCAAATGATGGAACAAGCTCAGAACGCCAGCTGTGAAGCCCTCGCCCACATCTGCAATAAGAGTGCAAGTAGAGACTCACTACAGCTGCCCACCTTCTCCACAGCAGCCAAAGTCCGAGTGATCATTACTTTTACTCTGTGTGCTATGTCAGCTGTCTGTAACCTCGCTGTGCTGTGGGCTGCCAATACTAACGGCAAGCGCAAGTCCCACGTTAGGATATTAATAATTAACCTGACTGTGGCAGACCTGCTGGTGACTTTCATAGTCATGCCTGTTGATGCTGTCTGGAATATCACAGTTCAGTGGCAGGCAGGAGACGTCGCCTGTAGGCTGCTGATGTTCATGAAACTTGTTGCCATGTACTCCTGTGCTTTTGTCACAGTGGTCATTAGCTTGGACCGCCAGTCTGCTATCCTCAACCCACTAGCCATCAATGAGGCCAAGAAGAGAAGCAAAATCATGTTGTCTGTGGCGTGGGCGATGAGTGTGATTCTGTCTGTTCCCCAG ATGCTGATATTCCACAGCGTGACCATCACAGTCCCAGAAAAGTTTACCCAGTGCACTACCCGTGGGAGCTTTGTCCAACACTGGCAGGAAACCATGTATAACATGTTCACCTTTGCCTGTCTATTCCTGCTTCCGCTGATCATCATGATCGTCTGTTACACACGGATCCTGGTGGAGATATCCAGTCGTATGACCCATGGAAACA TGTCTTCTAAGGAGATACATCTCAGACGCTCCCACAACAACATTCCAAAAGCACGGATGAGGACTTTGAAAATGAGCATTGTTATCGTGACTTCCTTCATCGTCTGCTGGACCCCTTACTACCTGTTGGGACTGTGGTACTGGTTCTTCCCAGACGATATGGATGAGATGGTCTCTCATTCTTTGACTCATATGCTCTTTATTTTTGGCCTCTTCAATGCCTGTTTGGACCCAATAACTTACGGCCTGTTCACTATCCATTTCCGCCATGGCCTGAAGCGCTACTGTCAGAGTGCAGTCGTGCTCAGCCGTGAGTCCGAGAACAACACTACCCTGACCGGCTCCTTCAGGTGCTCTTCCTTCCGCATGACACGGCTTACCCAGCAAGGCCAGACCACCAACACTGGCCAGATGGCAGAGGAGGAACAGGGCAAGAAGCCCTGCCGCTATAGCAACTACCTTACAGTTCACAGCAGTGGAGGTGACCCATGTCCGGCCAATCCTGAAAGCATGATATGA